The genomic window AGTCCCCTAATTCTCCATGGCATCCACTaccctgggtctcattttcccctccctgcccctcttCCTGGAATCAAATGAATGTGGCTAGTATGATTAATGTTAATCCTCAGGGCCAAGCAAGGCAGCATGGTCAGCCAGTgaacatattaagtgcctactatgtgacgaCCAGCAAATATTCTGGGAATGAGGAGTATGGGGAATATAATAGGAAGTGTTAGTAGGTGGTATTTATTATCTAGGATCAAAAAGGTCCTATCAGCTCGATCAGTCCATTGATCATAAATGGTGGTCGAGGGAGGGTGGTGGGTGGATACAGGCACTATTTATCAGGCAGTTAGTTACAGTGGTCAGTATGTGGCCACAGGGACAGAGGAGGAAGATGCAGGGGATGACATGCTCCTGAGGCACCGGAAGGAGTTCTGGTGGTTCCCCCACATGTGGAGCCATATGCAGCCACACCTGTTCCACAACCGCTCCGTGCTGGCAGACCAGATGCGGCTCAACAAACAATTTGCTCTGGTGAGATCCCCTGGGTGCCTCGCACACAGCCCCCTCTCAGAGCtaccttcctctcctacttcttcctccagttcttccttttccccagtttttcttcctGGGATGGTATACCTATTCCTTTTGCCCCTCCACTTTCCCCAACCTCACCAGTCCCAGATGAGTCTGTGCCATCCCCAGGAGCATGGGATCCCCACGGATCTGGGGTATGCAGTGGCTCCCCACCACTCGGGCGTGTACCCCATCCACACACAGCTCTATGAGGCCTGGAAATCTGTGTGGGGGATCCAGGTCACCAGCACTGAAGAGTACCCCCACCTCCGCCCTGCACGCTACCGGCGAGGCTTTATTCACAACGGCATCATGGTGAGGGACCCTCCAACCTCAATTTAAACCAAACCCTACATATCACCTGCACATTCTCTGACTTGTGCCCCCAGACCCCGCCAAGGTCCAGCCTGGGCCGTTTCATTCTCATCATAGGAGGCAGAGCAGCATTCATACAAATGCATGTCTCAGAGCCTCTGCTTCCCCCTCTCCTGGGTCCTTAGTTTGTTTCTCCACTCATGTTCTGCCTCACTGACCCCAGCCATgcctgcttcttccctcccttctctaggTCCTGCCTCGACAGACATGTGGTCTCTTCACTCACACCATCTTCTACCATGAGTATCCCGGGGGCTCTCGAGAGCTGGACCGGAGTATCCGTGGTGGAGAGCTTTTCCTGACTGTTCTGCTCAACCCGGTATAGGCTGAGAAGCCTGAGCTGATTGGGGGTGGTAGGGAGACAGGGGCCTTCTCTCCAAATCTGACAGTCAGGTTTGGGCTGAAGTTTCCCTTATGTGACATTGGGGCTCCCCATGCAGATCAGCATCTTCATGACCCATCTGTCTAACTATGGCAATGACCGGCTGGGCCTGTACACTTTTGAGAGCTTGGTGCGCTTCCTGCAGTGCTGGACCCGGCTGCGTCTGCAGACTCTGCCCCCGGCCCCCCTGGCACAGAAGTACTTTGACCTCTTCCCTCAGGAACGCAGCCCACTCTGGCAGGTCAGGGCTAGAAACTTAATGAAAGGAAAGCAGGGAGAgggcagagaaagggagaaaagccaGGTCCCATCTGTCTCTTCACCTCCTTTTTAGAACCCCTGTGATGACAAGAGACACAAGGACATCTGGTCCAAGGAGAAGACATGTGATCGACTCCCCAAGTTCCTCATTGTGGGGCCTCAGAAAACAGGTGAAGACACCCACAGAGCTCTCGGCGCTAGCCCTGCCCTCCCTGGGTCCGACCCCCGGGGCTAAGCAcgagctctctctccctctcttccctctcctacaGGGACCACAGCCGTGCACTTTTTCCTGAGCCTGCACCCAGCAGTGACCAGCAGCTTCCCCAGCTCCAGCACCTTCGAAGAGATTCAGTTCTTCAATGGCCCCAATTACTATAAGGGCATCGACTGGTGAGAGGGGGATCCCCTCGGGCTGCTCCTTGGCACAAGCTTCATTCCTTCTTTAGCTTTTCCACCCAGGTTGTACGGACCTAGCGccgtgcctggtacacagtaggtgcttcctAAGCGCTTACTAATTGTGCTCTTCTCATCCCTTTACCTCCTCTCCTGGCTTCCATCTTTCTACACTGTTCTACTCTTTGACCCTAAGTCCATCCCCAGGTACATGGACTTTTTCCCAGTCCCCTCCAATGCCAGCACTGACTTCCTGTTTGAGAAAAGTGCCACCTATTTTGACTCCGAGGTTGTACCACGTCGGGGAGCAGCCCTTTTGCCCCGTGCCAAGATCATCACAGTACTTACTAACCCTGCCGACCGGGCCTACTCCTGGTACCAGGTCAGTCCATGTGGGGTGGCCAGGTGAGCCAAGGGAGGGTTGGAAGGGGAGCCCAAGGAGTAAGAAAGGGGAAATAGTCttggagaggagacagaaaggacAACGTGTGACTGGGGCACAGAGTTTCTGGGGTCAACCCTGCTACTTCATCTCTCATCCACACTCTCTACTTTTTCAAGCATCAACGTGCACATGGTGACCCGATAGCCCTGAACCACACCTTCTACCAAGTGATCTCAGCACCCCCCCAAGCTCCTCCTGCACTCCGGGCCCTGCAGAGCCGCTGCCTCCTCCCTGGCTACTACTCCACCCATCTGCAGCGCTGGCTCACCTATTACCCTTCTGGGCAGGTACAGCCCCTTCCTTTCCACGGTCTCTGGCAGCATCCCAGGCCTCCCAGTCAGTTCTGTCACCCTCTGCCCCACTGCAGGTACTGATAGTGGATGGGCAGGAGCTCCGCACTAACCCAGCAGCCTCCATGGAAAGCATCCAGAAGTTCCTAGGTGTCACCCCTGTCCTCAACTACACAAGAACCCTCAGGTGggatggaggggggagagaagggctGACCTGCTGAGCTTAGAAAGAGGCCCTGTGTCTGAGGACATCTCTAGGGTTGGGAGGGGGGATGTTGGTGTCTTCATAGGGTTGgcattcattccttccttccaagtCACCTGACTGCCTTCTCCTGCTAAGCAGGTTTGATGAGGGGAAGGGATTCTGGTGCCAGGGGCTAGAGGGTGGCAAGACACGATGCCTGGGCAAGAGCAAAGGACGGAGGTACCCAGACATGGAACCTGAGGTGAGCACCTAGGGTAGGGGATTCACCCCGAAATCATCTCTTAGCTTCCATCCTAGCTCTTATCCCCTCTGATGTTACCTTTCTCCCCTCTGAATCAGTCCCGCCTTCTTCTGATTGACTTTTTCCGGGACCATAATCTGGAATTGTCAAAACTGCTGAGTCGGCTCGGGCAGCCATTGCCTTCTTGGCTTCAGGAGGAGCTACAACGGTCAGGCCTGGGCTGAGTGTTCCGCCCCACAGATAGCCAACAGGCAGTGCCTCAAGGCTGGAAGACTGGACAGGGCCAGCAGGGGCATTTGGCTGGTCTAGTCACTCTCCCTTCCATCTTAGTGCTCCCTCAGACCtgaatggggaaggagggcagAGCCCTCACTTCCTTTCTACTACAACTTTAAGTCCCAATAAAGGGACCTACTTGTGCATCCTTTCTGTGGCCCAGGGCCCTACTTCAGATCAGGGCCCTCCCATTCCATTGGGGTCTTTGTGGGGAGGAAGGATGAACTGATAGGTGGGTAGTGGGGAAGACATGACTAATGACTGCCATCCCACAGTGCATCTCTATTTTTCTCAGAGGAGGCAGCCTCTAAGGTCAGCAGGTTCTCCTGCTTATGAACCCTTTGGTTAAAGGGGTCATTCTGCAGTCTGGCCTCCCTATGTCATTCACATTGAATGGGGATGAGGTCAGACAGCAGCTCATGGAGATGAGAACTAAGCTAGAAAGATCCTTAATAAACgtcattatttttctgtcttgtctgtctgtctgtctgtctgcctgatGTGGAGGCAGGAAGTTAAGGCTTGGGTCTCCCTGCTACTATTCCTTGCTGGGGATGGAGGTCTCATCTCCTTCATACTTAAGGAACAGAGAGGCCCAAACAGATGAGTAAAAAAggagtttatatatttataaatgccaaataaatatcagaggctgcccggcaccccccacccccaactagcTGTTGGCTCTTGGGCTCAGAGGCAGCATGTCCCCAGCTTGCCCCCACCCCGCCATGGGCCTAGTCACAAACAACGTCCTAGGAACAACTGCTGGTCTGGGCTACAAGGGACCTCCCCTCACCCCCTGAGCAGAGCAAATCTATCCAGCTGGTTAGAGGTCCCCATGTCTGTTTCCAGATGGGCTCTGGGAGGGTGAGGGGGGGCCAGGCTCAAGGAGAGAAGGTGGTCATGTCAAGCGATACACGCTGCCACAGCTCCTTGGTCTGCTTGCTGCGTTTGAGGTTCTGCAGGATGTCGTTGAACTGCATCATGCCCATAGGGGTCAGGCAGAAGGCGCTGCGAGCGCCTCGGATTGCGTTCACAAAGTCGTCGTAGTCGGCAGGAGTCAGGTGGATCAGGCGGTGGTGGATGTACTAGAAGGGAGAGTGCAGACATTGAGACTCAGGGGACAGAGGGCCTTCTCCATGGAGAGTTCTGGGGGCTTCCATGGCTCTCCCCCTGATCATTTGCATTGACCCTTAaattcctcctccacctcccctGGGACCATAATCTGGAATTTCACCTGCATGTATGCCTGCTGGCATCGTTGGACCAGCTGATGAAAGGCTGGGGTGCGCAGGTGGGTGTGCGCATGAGCAGGGTTCAACCGCTGCAGCGTCTCCATGACGATCTCCTGTAGCACAAATGGGCTCAGCACCCCCTTGGCTGCCCCCATACAGAACTGGTGCACGTAGTTCACTcctggggggcaggggggagggggcatGAGACCAAGGCAGACACCCCTGCCCTAGGGGCCTAGCTGCCCTTCTTAGCTCCAGGTCCAACAGCCCCTCTCTCTTTGCCCACCCCAATAAGCCCAGGATTCAATTCTGGCCTATGGCTGTGAAGATGGTTTGGAGCAAGACAGGGGGAAGGGGCAAGAAGAAATTTAGGAGGAGGTGTTACCCAGCTTAGCCGCTAGCCCCAGCAACCATTTGACATCCTCAGTATAGGGTGGGCTGCGAGAGAAGTTGTTGGGGTGATCGTTGTGCGCCCGTCGGCCTAACATCTCCAGTGCCAACATTCCTGGAGGAGAACGGATGTGGGGCAGAAGCATGAGAGAAGACCTAAGTCCTAAAGACACCCCACCTCCTGAGCACAGACCACATCAGCTACGAGGAAGGAAAAAGGGCAGGAGTGTGGGAGGCCAAAGGGCCCTGCATTCTAAGGCAGATGGAGGCCCTGTTCAAAATGCACTGGATGGCATGCAGTGGTCCACATGGAGGAATGGGGCCCATAGCAGGCAACTGGGTAGGGCAAGAATCTCTGGGGATCCATCTCACCAACTCTGTAGGCAGCGTGCAAGTGATGCAGACTCTGGGTGCCAACAGGCTGGCTGTGTGTCTCTTCCTCTGGCGGGGGAAAGCTCCCACTTACCAGGGAGCTCGGCTGGCTACTTATGGTGGACATTGAGTTGCCCTGGATAGCAGGATATGTGGAACTTTGATGGATGCTGCTAGATGTATGGACATTATTCACTGCAGGGGGGAGCAGAGCGTTTAGAGCCAAGGAGACCCCACCTGCACCCCCCTCCTTCCACCCTTCCCCATGCCCCTGGTCCCCAAACTCACTGGTGGAAAGTGGGAGCCCTGATTCAGTGTGGTAAGGATGCACCGTTATGGGTGCCATGGAGGGAACAGGGAAGGATACAGCTGTGGCAGCAAGTGAGGACGGTGTCACTGAGTAGGGATATTGAGGACCCAGGAATGCATGGTGCACACCCTGGAGACAAAAGATGGGATAAACCAGGTCATGCTGGCCTAGTACTCTTGCCGCTCTGGTTTTATTTACCCAGACACCAAAGCCCCCTTCACAGCTGGTAGTCCTCcccctgattccaagcccaaccAGGGCCTTCTTCCCCCAAGACAGCCCTGAACACACTCTGACCTTTGATCCAGGCCCCTCATCACAGCCTCCCAAAGGGCCCCACTccacctctcctctttcccttcccttccctccccttggTTCTTGTCTCACCTGTGGGTATGCAGAGCTGGGCACAGGAAAAACAGCAGGCCGAGGCATATGGGGCAAGGGGTGACCAGGGTGGGTAAGGTACTGGGGGTTGCAGGGCAGGTGGGGCTGCAGAGTGGTATAGGGGTGCAAGCCAGTGGAGTGGCCATGTCCCAGGCCAGGCCCTGGGTACAAACTGGACCCCACTGAAATGACTGGTACCACTGTAGCTGCTGCCgtcactgctgctgctgacaCAGTGACTGCCTCGGTCCCTGGTCCACCACGGCCCTCGGGCAGTGCCCGCCCAGACTCCCCCGATGCCCGGGCCCCACTGGCACTGCAGCCTGTGGCACCCTCACGTGGTGTGGCTGAGCCCCCCACCGTCTGCTCATAAAGCCAGAACCACTGGTGGGCGACTTCGAACAACACTTCAGGGTACACACCCCCACCCTTGGCTGCCTCCTCCACTGCCATGCACGCCTTCTCAAGCATCAGGTTATCCTGGAAAGGGCACAGAGAATCAAAAGGGGAGAGCCTTAGCTAGAAACTTCTCTCTACTGTCCTGCCAGGGCAGAGACCCTAGCTAAATGACCTGGAAAGGGTAGGGGGAGAAGCCAGCTCTGACACAGCTCAAGCGAGGAGCAGGTACTCAGAGAAGTGCTTTCTAGCTGGCAGGAGGCCCAAGGTTTGGCTTCTGAGCCTTGGCTTGGCCACTTGCTACCTAAATAAGGGGACCAATCATGCAACCTTTAGATAtgtaattttcctcatctgaaaggggaattgctcccccacccccaccccagcctgcttctttcacagagctgttgtaaggatcagctGAAATAATGGACAGAATCTTAAAAGCACTACATACAGACACATAAGACACCATCAAAGCATGAAAGACAGGAGGTTGTCCATGGCCCCCAAAAGATCACCCAGGGCCCAGGGGTCAAGAGCTGGACCCCATTTCCCCTCCCACTGCAGTTGAGCATACATACCTGCTCCTTACACTGCACTAACGCTCTCTGGATCTCATTGGGGTTCAAGGCGTGGGCATGGGGTAGGCAACTCAGGGCCAACTCAGCTGCCGCCCTCACCATGTTGGAGTCCCGTGCCCGTGATGCCCGGTCAGCCAGGGAAGCAACTTCAGGGGGTGTGAGATGCCCATCCCAGCACTCCACCAGGATGGTCAGGGCTGCACTCCCAATCTCCATTGCTTGGCCTACAGGGGGGAGATCGGGACGAAGCAGATCCCATAATGCAGGAAGAGAGGTTACTCAGCCAAAGAAGGCAagctccttcctttccccaaccccacccccagccctgcCTGCCCCAGGGCTCCGCCCTAGTGTTAGATTTACCTGTGATCCAGGACACATGGGAGGAGTAGGTTCGAGAAAGCCAGTTGGGTGAAACAAAATTGTGCAGACCCAGAGCATAGAGTCCAATCTCAAAGGCGCAAAGATGCAGATTTCGATGGGGGCCCTGGTGGCCCCCTGATGATGATGGATGGGTAAAGATGGAGGTGCTGCTGTTTCCCCCAGCTTTGATCAGCACTGTCTTTGCCAGCTCGAAGTAGAAATGCGCAGCGGCCTCTGACGGCTGGTTGGGTACATGGGGGGCATGGCTCTCTGGGCGACGGCCCTTGTACCTGAGGGGCAGTGCAAACAGGAAGGACAAGCTGAGGCTGGAGAGCAATGGGCCAGACGATGAAAGGTGTTTCTGATGAAGATCCAGGCCTTGGATGGAGAAGGCTCATTGAAAGTACCAGCCCCGGGGTACAAGAGAACCAACAAGTGAACTAGACTGGCCTCTTCCACTCACCTGCCAACCTCGGCTGTCTTGGCTCGGGCACCCCCACTTGCACTGGCACGGCGGCTGCcactggaggaggaggagcccaGAGAGTCGGAGGATGAGCTGCTGATGCTGTCGCTGTCCTGACCCCGGCCCCAGGAGGTGGGGGCCCAGCCCCCCCGCAGTGGCCTTCGGCTCAGGGTTGGGGAGCTGTCCGATGTCGTCTCAGGGGCACTGCTGTCAATGCTGGCCATGCCTAATCCCCCAGACAGCAGTCAGTCCCCAGccgggggaaagaagggagaaccCAGTAGACGGGAACTCCCAGATCTGACCCCTGGGTGGGGGCTTAAAGCCTAGAACATATCTGGGACCCATCTCAATCTAGGGAATTGCTTCAGCGAGTGGTCAACACCCTCCCAGTATCCCACCCCAAGAAGAGCCCTCAGTTCAGGCAAAGACCCTTCTCCCAGTCATGCCCAACCCAGGGCCCCTCATACCTGTGTGCTTTTTCTTGGGCCGTCCTGGGGATCCCCAGCCCCGCCCATTGTAGCCTCCTCGGCTGCCAAGTGCCAAGCGGCTTGGAACTTTCCCCTCTGGTTTGGGGGCCACAGCAGCCTCAGGTGGGGGGCCCTCACAAGGGGAACGCGGGGAGCTCTCTAGGCAAGGGAGCAATAAGTCATCAGACAGTGCCAAGGGGCAGAGAGCCTGAGCTGGGGTTTATCCCACTGTGCCACCCCTGCCCAGGTCCCCCACCTCTCACCAGGCACAGTCTTTTCTGTGAAGCCCTCGGCTGGTTCTGGGTTGACCCCAGCCACAGCCGCTGGCTGGGCACCCCCTGCTGAGCCTGAAGGCAGCGGCTGGAGGCCTCCCCCTGCAGCGGGGGCCCCGTGCTTAGATGGGGACCTCTGGCTTGATGGAGCCGGGCGGCTGGACGAGTAGAAAGAACTCAGGGTCTGCGGCTTGTGTGTCTGACTCTCCCGGTCCAGGAGTTTGTCCAGGATCTAGGAGAGAAAGGCAATGAAATGGTCTTCTCAAAACCTGCTCGCTATGCCACGTTCTCCTCCCTGCTCGAATGAACTCAAGGCAACTGCCTCCAGGAATTCACCACGCTTGGTACTAAGGGCATGGAGCCCTGAGAGGCACAGTCACAGAGCCAGTCTATGGCAAGAGGCAAGACAGGAACCCAGTTCCCAGCTACAGGCCAGTTCTCTTGGGAAAATTGGAGGGGACGGGAGCGGGGCAGAGAGAACCGAAGTGACAactgaggaaatcaggaaaaaccTCCCGCAAGCAGTAGCTGGGCTGAACATTAGTGAAAGGGAAGGAGTCTGGAGAGGAAGGGGTCAAGGTCAGGCTCAAATCCTATTGTACCCCTCCACAAAACCTGGCTAGCTAGGGGCTGAGCACAAAACACGCCTCACTAGAGGTGGTGAATGACTCAATCATCCCCTCACCCCTCCTTTACCAACACCCATCTGCCAATCTAGCCTTCCCGGAGGCACACGCACTGTCCCCTGTAACgcctggggaggagggggcagaaaGTCTGCTCCTCACTCTGTGCCTTTGGGGCCCAGTGTCCCCGTGCCTGGCTCTCACCTTCTTGAGCTTGGCCTGGTCATCCTTGTAGGTGATCATCAGCGCTAGAGCCAGGTCCCCCTTCTCTCGGCGCGTGCCCTCACACAGGAGTGGGTGTTCAGCTTCACTCACAGTTGTCTTCATGCCTGGGGTCAGGCAGTACCAGTGATGGGGTGGTAGCAACAGGCCCACCAGCACCCGCCCAGCACTCCCCAAGGCTCAAGGGAAGAGACCAGGCAGGACCATGCAGTTCCCAAGGGCAGTGTGAGCAACTCAAGGCTGCTTTCCCTTAAGTCCTTTGCAAGGATAAGAGGTGGCCATGGACTCCCACTGCTGTCTTCACTCTGCCTTGTTTTCAAGGCCCTCTGTCCTCAGGCCCAGTGTATCCCGCCACCCTCTCTCAGGAACAGGCTTCATGCTTCTCAGACCCTTTGGGCCCTGGCTCCCCTTCAAGGGCTGGCTCATAAACCACCTCTTCCTGGAAGCCACAGCCTGCCCTTTGCACTTGGCTAGCTCTAAGCCTTGGTCTTCTCCTCTCTAAAGTGGGGCTAACAACATTtatactacctacttcacagagatTTGTAAATAGGAACTACTCTTGCTCAATACTCCTGCCATgggtcttttccttctctgatctTTGAAGGCATTTACCATAATCTAAGCTTAAATTATATACTAATTCACATTCTCTGCTTGTTTCATGTGGGCGTGTAGTGTAAACTAGTTGAGGGAATACAGGAAGCCTTCTATACTTTTGTATTTGCCATCACACAGAGGTCTATGAATTTGAAAGAAATGGATGACTACATCTCTGTATCATTGGTTTCCCGTGTATCTGATGCATTCAAAAATCATGAGTTTGAGAAGGGGTCCCTAAACTGCTCTAGACCTGCTATTTCACAAAAAGGTAAAGAGGTCCTGCCACGGCACCTGGAACAGGACTGGACACTCAGGAGTTTATCTGTTCTTTGCTGAGCGAGACTTACCCAGGGCAGCAACAGCtgcttcaaatcccagctcttcatCTCCAGGCATTTCATTGTTCCAGTTTCGGCTTGGGGGTCGGGAACCTGTGGGGGAGACCACTGTGGGGGGTCAGGGGAGAAAGAGCAGAGAAAACacaagtcaggaagacacaagaGCCTCAAGGAGAAAAGTCAGTCAGATCTCTGCCAGCAGGGGGCCTATGCAGCCTTACGCACCTGGGGTACAGAGCACATCGAAGATGAAGCTGGCCAAAATGAGGGGCAGCACGGGCCGGTAGTCACACAGGGTCCCCTCTCGAAGCTCCTCTGCCCGGCACCGCATAGTACTCATTTCACTTACTCCCAGAGGGATCTTTTTCAGCAGAGCAGCCACCTCTGATTCCTGGTACGCCAGCTTCACCTGGAGCACAAGACAGCAGATCAGACAGAGCCTCGATTTCGCCATGGCCAGAGCTGCAGTAGGGCCCCAGCTGACAAGTTataaaggggaggaaaagggccTGACCTCTAAGGCCTTGGTGGAAGCTGGAGGCCGTTGCAGCTCCAAGGCAAACATGCCAATGCGGAAAGCCAGGTTGTGATGCTCAGGTCGCTCCCCCAACACAGTGAGGAGGAAGGCGGCTTTAGTCAGAGTGTTGGTGGCCACCCAGGTTTGGCGACTGGTGGATACCTTGTTCTTCTTCCCCTAAGGTGAAATCAAGAGGAGATGATTATGTTGGGCTCCCTTCATTCAGAGGAACAGGAGGGTCCGAAGGAAGGGCGCCTCACCTTGGCAGGGGGTGGCTCTACCTTGAGGTCAGGAGGGTTGGCCAACAAGTCCTGAGCAAGCTCCACAGTGAGTCGAGAAGCCTCATTACTATAGCCATGGGCATGCAATGCCTCAGCACAAGCAAAAAGTACCTGAACAGGAAAGGACATGGGaggcaagaagggagagaaagttcATCAGCTACCCAAGGGTCAGAAGGCTGGGGTGCAGAACATCAGAGGACCtaaggttcaaattctgacc from Notamacropus eugenii isolate mMacEug1 chromosome 1, mMacEug1.pri_v2, whole genome shotgun sequence includes these protein-coding regions:
- the NDST2 gene encoding bifunctional heparan sulfate N-deacetylase/N-sulfotransferase 2 isoform X1 → MLQLWRVVRPARQLELHRLVLLLIAFSLASMAFLAYYVSTTPKAKEPLPLPLGDCGSSGDSGPGPARPPAPPWPPRPSETARTEPVVLVFVESVYSQLGQEIVAILESSRFRYSTELAPSRGDMPTLTERTRGRYALVVYENLLKYVNLDAWSRELLDRYCVEYGVGIIGFFRAHEHSLLSAQLKGFPLFLHSNLGLRDYQVNPAAPLLHLTRPSRLEPGPLPGEDWTVFQSNHSTYEPVLLAEASALGPSLRRTRLPTVVQDLGLHDGIQRVLFGHSLTFWLHKLVFVDAVAYLTGKRLCLALDRYILVDIDDIFVGKEGTRMKVADVEALLTTQRKLRALVPNFTFNLGFSGKFYHTGTEEEDAGDDMLLRHRKEFWWFPHMWSHMQPHLFHNRSVLADQMRLNKQFALVRSPGCLAHSPLSELPSSPTSSSSSSFSPVFLPGMVYLFLLPLHFPQPHQSQMSLCHPQEHGIPTDLGYAVAPHHSGVYPIHTQLYEAWKSVWGIQVTSTEEYPHLRPARYRRGFIHNGIMVLPRQTCGLFTHTIFYHEYPGGSRELDRSIRGGELFLTVLLNPISIFMTHLSNYGNDRLGLYTFESLVRFLQCWTRLRLQTLPPAPLAQKYFDLFPQERSPLWQNPCDDKRHKDIWSKEKTCDRLPKFLIVGPQKTGTTAVHFFLSLHPAVTSSFPSSSTFEEIQFFNGPNYYKGIDWYMDFFPVPSNASTDFLFEKSATYFDSEVVPRRGAALLPRAKIITVLTNPADRAYSWYQHQRAHGDPIALNHTFYQVISAPPQAPPALRALQSRCLLPGYYSTHLQRWLTYYPSGQVLIVDGQELRTNPAASMESIQKFLGVTPVLNYTRTLRFDEGKGFWCQGLEGGKTRCLGKSKGRRYPDMEPESRLLLIDFFRDHNLELSKLLSRLGQPLPSWLQEELQRSGLG
- the NDST2 gene encoding bifunctional heparan sulfate N-deacetylase/N-sulfotransferase 2 isoform X2 gives rise to the protein MLQLWRVVRPARQLELHRLVLLLIAFSLASMAFLAYYVSTTPKAKEPLPLPLGDCGSSGDSGPGPARPPAPPWPPRPSETARTEPVVLVFVESVYSQLGQEIVAILESSRFRYSTELAPSRGDMPTLTERTRGRYALVVYENLLKYVNLDAWSRELLDRYCVEYGVGIIGFFRAHEHSLLSAQLKGFPLFLHSNLGLRDYQVNPAAPLLHLTRPSRLEPGPLPGEDWTVFQSNHSTYEPVLLAEASALGPSLRRTRLPTVVQDLGLHDGIQRVLFGHSLTFWLHKLVFVDAVAYLTGKRLCLALDRYILVDIDDIFVGKEGTRMKVADVEALLTTQRKLRALVPNFTFNLGFSGKFYHTGTEEEDAGDDMLLRHRKEFWWFPHMWSHMQPHLFHNRSVLADQMRLNKQFALSQMSLCHPQEHGIPTDLGYAVAPHHSGVYPIHTQLYEAWKSVWGIQVTSTEEYPHLRPARYRRGFIHNGIMVLPRQTCGLFTHTIFYHEYPGGSRELDRSIRGGELFLTVLLNPISIFMTHLSNYGNDRLGLYTFESLVRFLQCWTRLRLQTLPPAPLAQKYFDLFPQERSPLWQNPCDDKRHKDIWSKEKTCDRLPKFLIVGPQKTGTTAVHFFLSLHPAVTSSFPSSSTFEEIQFFNGPNYYKGIDWYMDFFPVPSNASTDFLFEKSATYFDSEVVPRRGAALLPRAKIITVLTNPADRAYSWYQHQRAHGDPIALNHTFYQVISAPPQAPPALRALQSRCLLPGYYSTHLQRWLTYYPSGQVLIVDGQELRTNPAASMESIQKFLGVTPVLNYTRTLRFDEGKGFWCQGLEGGKTRCLGKSKGRRYPDMEPESRLLLIDFFRDHNLELSKLLSRLGQPLPSWLQEELQRSGLG
- the NDST2 gene encoding bifunctional heparan sulfate N-deacetylase/N-sulfotransferase 2 isoform X4 — its product is MLQLWRVVRPARQLELHRLVLLLIAFSLASMAFLAYYVSTTPKAKEPLPLPLGDCGSSGDSGPGPARPPAPPWPPRPSETARTEPVVLVFVESVYSQLGQEIVAILESSRFRYSTELAPSRGDMPTLTERTRGRYALVVYENLLKYVNLDAWSRELLDRYCVEYGVGIIGFFRAHEHSLLSAQLKGFPLFLHSNLGLRDYQVNPAAPLLHLTRPSRLEPGPLPGEDWTVFQSNHSTYEPVLLAEASALGPSLRRTRLPTVVQDLGLHDGIQRVLFGHSLTFWLHKLVFVDAVAYLTGKRLCLALDRYILVDIDDIFVGKEGTRMKVADVEALLTTQRKLRALVPNFTFNLGFSGKFYHTGTEEEDAGDDMLLRHRKEFWWFPHMWSHMQPHLFHNRSVLADQMRLNKQFALVLPRQTCGLFTHTIFYHEYPGGSRELDRSIRGGELFLTVLLNPISIFMTHLSNYGNDRLGLYTFESLVRFLQCWTRLRLQTLPPAPLAQKYFDLFPQERSPLWQNPCDDKRHKDIWSKEKTCDRLPKFLIVGPQKTGTTAVHFFLSLHPAVTSSFPSSSTFEEIQFFNGPNYYKGIDWYMDFFPVPSNASTDFLFEKSATYFDSEVVPRRGAALLPRAKIITVLTNPADRAYSWYQHQRAHGDPIALNHTFYQVISAPPQAPPALRALQSRCLLPGYYSTHLQRWLTYYPSGQVLIVDGQELRTNPAASMESIQKFLGVTPVLNYTRTLRFDEGKGFWCQGLEGGKTRCLGKSKGRRYPDMEPESRLLLIDFFRDHNLELSKLLSRLGQPLPSWLQEELQRSGLG
- the NDST2 gene encoding bifunctional heparan sulfate N-deacetylase/N-sulfotransferase 2 isoform X3; this translates as MLQLWRVVRPARQLELHRLVLLLIAFSLASMAFLAYYVSTTPKAKEPLPLPLGDCGSSGDSGPGPARPPAPPWPPRPSETARTEPVVLVFVESVYSQLGQEIVAILESSRFRYSTELAPSRGDMPTLTERTRGRYALVVYENLLKYVNLDAWSRELLDRYCVEYGVGIIGFFRAHEHSLLSAQLKGFPLFLHSNLGLRDYQVNPAAPLLHLTRPSRLEPGPLPGEDWTVFQSNHSTYEPVLLAEASALGPSLRRTRLPTVVQDLGLHDGIQRVLFGHSLTFWLHKLVFVDAVAYLTGKRLCLALDRYILVDIDDIFVGKEGTRMKVADVEALLTTQRKLRALVPNFTFNLGFSGKFYHTGTEEEDAGDDMLLRHRKEFWWFPHMWSHMQPHLFHNRSVLADQMRLNKQFALEHGIPTDLGYAVAPHHSGVYPIHTQLYEAWKSVWGIQVTSTEEYPHLRPARYRRGFIHNGIMVLPRQTCGLFTHTIFYHEYPGGSRELDRSIRGGELFLTVLLNPISIFMTHLSNYGNDRLGLYTFESLVRFLQCWTRLRLQTLPPAPLAQKYFDLFPQERSPLWQNPCDDKRHKDIWSKEKTCDRLPKFLIVGPQKTGTTAVHFFLSLHPAVTSSFPSSSTFEEIQFFNGPNYYKGIDWYMDFFPVPSNASTDFLFEKSATYFDSEVVPRRGAALLPRAKIITVLTNPADRAYSWYQHQRAHGDPIALNHTFYQVISAPPQAPPALRALQSRCLLPGYYSTHLQRWLTYYPSGQVLIVDGQELRTNPAASMESIQKFLGVTPVLNYTRTLRFDEGKGFWCQGLEGGKTRCLGKSKGRRYPDMEPESRLLLIDFFRDHNLELSKLLSRLGQPLPSWLQEELQRSGLG